One Turneriella parva DSM 21527 genomic region harbors:
- the rpsO gene encoding 30S ribosomal protein S15, whose product MLATAEKKALIATHQKSSKDTGSVEVQVALLTEKINRLTGHFQAHVKDHHSRVGLLKMVGRRRRLLDYLRKNSVDRYKAIIAKLNLRK is encoded by the coding sequence ATGCTCGCAACTGCAGAAAAGAAAGCGCTTATCGCTACACACCAGAAAAGCTCGAAAGATACCGGGTCGGTAGAAGTTCAGGTAGCGCTTCTGACTGAAAAAATTAACCGCCTGACAGGTCACTTTCAGGCACACGTGAAAGACCACCACTCACGCGTAGGTCTCTTGAAGATGGTAGGCCGTCGCCGCCGACTGCTCGACTACCTGCGCAAGAACAGCGTTGATCGTTACAAGGCGATCATTGCTAAACTCAATCTCCGTAAATAA